The stretch of DNA GGCATTGGCGCAGCTTTTGGATTATCTGACCAAATTTGAACACAGCGAGTGGCAATCGAGACAATTTCTGATCCGCCGCAAGTATCATCAATCTATCCTTGTTGAATGCGTATCATATTGTCTGAAAATGAACTACATCAACGATGCCCGCTTTGCAGAGCTGCTTATCCGCTCGCTCATCGAACGTGGAACCAGCAAGCAGGCAATCGTCTCCAAACTCTATGAACAACACATCAAACCCGCATTCTGGGAGCCAATTTTAAATGAACTTTATGATCGAGAGGATGCCTCGGACAAGCTCTTCGAACTCCTGAATAAAT from Candidatus Cloacimonadaceae bacterium encodes:
- a CDS encoding RecX family transcriptional regulator, producing the protein MKLRIWTDSGKSRKSLIFIDDKVWGALPSRAFRMLYPDNFDQEIESAENLIALLKEQALAQLLDYLTKFEHSEWQSRQFLIRRKYHQSILVECVSYCLKMNYINDARFAELLIRSLIERGTSKQAIVSKLYEQHIKPAFWEPILNELYDREDASDKLFELLNKYCNTHGGIPLSKLREKVFTYLYRKGYELDLISWAWEKYTLG